GTACACCACTAATATCTTCGGAAGTTGACTCATATACGGCAGTCGTATGTTCCAATAAAATCTGCAAACATACAAAAGTTTTTCAATTCGTTATTGCTTGTGGACGCCGCCCGATCCCATCTTGTTGAGATTGACGGACGGTTCTCCTTTATAATATATATCGCCCGAGCCCATGATCGAGGCTTTAATGGCGCGGCTGGCATGGAGTTTTACGTTACCGCTGCCGGCGATGTTCACGTCGGCAGTTTCGGACAGCAGTTCGGAGGCGTCGCAATTGCCGCTGCCGGCAATGTCCACACTCAGGTCGCGGGTTTCGCCTTTTACTTCCACATCACCCGCACCGGCGATATTCACCCGGACTTCAGGAGCGCTGAAGCCGCCTTCCAGGTCGCCGCTACCAGCGATGCTGAGTTTCACAGGCACATCGTTGGTGAAATGGCCTTCTATTTTAATATCACCCGATCCGGCGGCCTCCACCATGCTCAGGCGCTCGGTAGCGAGGTAAACCTTGACGTCTTTATTGGTACGGATGCTGACATTGTTGCGGAATCGAACCCGGAGCTTGTCGCCTTCTTCTATTAACTCAATGAACTGAAGAATATTGTCTTCTGCTTCGAGCTGGGCGGTTCCGCCGCGGCCCTGGGTAATATATACATCCATGCTGCCCGCAACTTCCAATTGGGCGAAGGGGCGTATAGAACGGTTTTCGGTGGCTATGCGGCCGCTTCCGCTAACCGAGTCACATGCCGTCATAAATGGCATTGCGCACAGGAGAAGGGCCATCAGCGTGAGTTGCATTTTCATACAGCAGTTGATTTAGAACGAGGGTATGGGCGAAAAATACGATAAAATCTCCAGATAGGGTACTTCCGGCAATTTCGCGCGAATCTGTGGGAAAGCAAAATCCGAAGTCCGAAATTCCTTTATCTTTGCACCACCATGACAGAAAAGATCCTGATCCTCGATTTCGGATCCCAGTATACGCAACTGATTGCACGTTGCATCCGGGAACTGAATACTTATTGTGAAATACAGCCATGTAACAAGCCCATCGAATGGGAAGACAGTATTAAAGGCATTATTCTTTCCGGTTCACCTTTCTCCGTTAACGACCCGATGGCCCCGGTGGTAGACATCGCCGCCATGGCGGAGCGCGTTCCGGTACTCGGCGTTTGCTACGGCGCGCAGCTGATGGCCAAGGTTTTCGGCGGCGAAGTGGCCAAGAGCAGCACCCGTGAATACGGCCGCGCTTTCCTGGAACACTCCGACAAGGAAGAGCCCCTCTTCTACGACGTAAACCTGAAAAGCCAGGTGTGGATGAGCCATGCGGACACGATCGTTCGCCTGCCCGAAGTTTTCACCCCCATCGCTCATACCGATAACATTCCCGTGGCGGCCTTCAAAAGCCTCACGCTCGCCAAAAACCCCATCCATGCCGTGCAGTTCCACCCCGAGGTAACGCACTCCATCGAAGGGAAACAAATCATCCGCAACTTCCTCGTTCATATCTGCGGCATGCACCAGGAGTGGACGCCCGCGGCGTTCGTCCAGGAGACCGTGGCCCGTATCAAGGAACAGGTGGGCGACAGCAAGGTGGTAATGGCCCTCAGCGGCGGGGTAGACTCCACCGTTGCGGCGGAACTGATCCATAAAGCCATCGGCCAGAACCTGTACTGCGTGTTCGTCGACAACGGCCTGCTGCGCAAAGATGAGTTCGAAACCGTGCTCGACTCGTATAAACATATGGGTCTCAATGTGAAAGGCGTAAATGCAAAAGATCTTTTCTACGGGGAGCTGAAAGGCGTTTCCGATCCGGAAACCAAGCGCAAGATCATCGGCCGCCTCTTCATCGAGGTGTTCCAGCAGGAATCTAAAGAATTGAAAGACATTAAGTTCCTCGGCCAGGGTACCATTTACCCCGACGTGATCGAGTCCGTTTCCGTTAATGGCCCTTCGGCCACGATCAAATCGCACCACAACGTGGGCGGTTTGCCGGAAAAGATGAACATGGGACTGGTGGAACCGCTTCGCTTCCTCTTTAAAGATGAGGTTCGCCGCGTTGGCAAGGAGATCGGCATCAGCGACATCTTTTTGGCCCGCCACCCCTTCCCAGGCCCCGGCCTGGCGATCCGCATCCTCGGCGAGATCACCCCTGAAAAGGTGCACATGCTCCAGGAAGCAGATGCCATCTATATCGAACTGCTCCGCGAAATGGGCCTGTACAACCAGGTTTGGCAGGCGGGCACCATCCTCCTCCCCGTTCAGAGCGTGGGTGTGATGGGCGACGAACGTACCTACGAGTTCACCGTAGCGCTCCGCGCCGTAACGTCGACCGACGGGATGACGGCAGACTGGGCGCACCTCCCCTACGAGTTCCTCGCCAAGGTTTCGAACGACATTATCAATAAAGTAAAAGGTATCAACCGCGTGGTGTACGACATCAGCTCCAAACCGCCGGCAACGATAGAATGGGAATAATATTCCCGCAATAATGAGCAGTTACGAATTACGGATGAACAATTTTATTCATTTGTAATTCGTATCTGTTTTTATCCATGGAATGATTTTTGCAAATTTGGCCTCATGAACCGAACGAATCTTTTGAGCAGGCTGATGGTCCCGATGACGCTCATGCTCCTGCTTTCTGCCTGCGGAATTTTCCGCCAGGCGCCTCAGAAAACGGACGGCCCTCCTCCTTCGCTGAGCAAGCCTGAAAAGGAAGAACCCAAAAAACCCGTTGAAGAGCAACCCGTTGCGCGGGTCCCCTTCAATGTTCCCGCATTTTCCCGAGATGTGAAAAAAGACGTGTACAACATCGCGCTCTTCGCGCCGCTTTACCTCGATTCCGTTTTCGCCACTTCCCTGGAGATCCCCGGCCGCACTATGCCCCGCTACGTACTCCCCGGCCTCGAATTCTACGAAGGCGCACAGCTCGCCCTCGATTCCCTGGCCCGCCTCGGCGCTAAATTCAATGTGCAGGTGTACGACAGCAAAGCCCGCCAGAACGACCCGGCCACGCTCATCCGCAACGGCCGCCTCAATAATACCGACCTCATCATCGGATCGGTGACGGCACCTGAAATCAAAGCCCTGAGCGATTTCGCGAAACAAAAAGAGATCAACTTCGTATCAGCCACCTATCCCAACGACGGCGGCATCAACGGCAACCCCTTCTTCCTCATCACCAACAGCACCCTCCGCTCCCACGTGGAAGCCGTGCAAGATTACGTACAGAAAGGATTCGCCAATAAAAACATCCTCGTCCTCCGCCGCAACACGCCCTTTGAAGCTGGGATCTACGGCCATATCAAGTCCGCATTCGAAAAGATGGATTACGACAAGAAATCCCGTATCCGCGAAGTGATCTGGAGCGACGCGACCACTGAATCGCAGCTCTCCCAATACCTGCTCACCGACCGGCCCAACGTACTGATCGTGACCGCGCTTGACGAAGCAGGCGCCAAAGGCATCCTCCGCAAACTGGCCACCCAGCGCGCCACTTACCCGATGCACATCTTCGGCATGCCCACCTGGGACGTGATGAAGTTCAAAGAACCCGAATTCGAAGGCATCACGCTGTATTATACCTCGCCTTACTACAACGACAAGTCTGACGTATACAGCAAATACCTGACGGACGCTTTCCGCCATAAGTATAAATCCCGCCCATCGGACATGGCGTTCAAAGGATTCGAAGCAGTTTGGTATTTCGCGAATGCCATCACGCAAGATGGGCTGTATTTCAACAAAGACCTCAACAAACCGGGCAATCGCGTCTTCACCACCTTCAATTACCAACCGGTGTATTTGCAGGAAAACGCTGAAACGCCCGATTACTTCGAGAACAAAAACATATATATCATTCAGAAAGGCGATAGCGCGGACTTCAAGATGAACGCTATTAATTAACTGAAAGACAATTTTTTATAAAAAAGGCCGGCACTCCCGGTCTTTTTTTGTGCCCGCCGCAGCCAACCCGGCGGACCGGTTTTTGTTGTAGATGGAAGTATCCATGCAGCAACCCGTACTTACATTTACCGAAGGCGGTATTTATTGTCCGGCGGGCGGTTTTTACATCGACCCCTGGAAGCCGGCCGACCGCGCCGTGATTACCCACGCCCATTCCGACCATGCCCGTTGGGGCAGCCGGCATTACCTCTGCACGAGGGATTCCGTGCCGCTGCTGCAATTGCGGTTAGGGAAGGAAATTTCCGTGCAGGGCGCGGGTTGGGGGGAGACGGTGAAGATCGGCGGTGCGGAGTTATCGTTTCATCCCGCGGGGCACATGATCGGGTCGGCGCAGGTGAAGGTGACGGTGGGCGGGCAAACCTGGGTGGCCAGCGGCGATTACAAAACGGAAAACGATGGTATTTCCGGCGCTTTCGAGCCTTTGCGCTGCCATACTTTCATCACGGAAAGCACTTTCGGGCTTCCGATCTATCGCTGGCGGCCGCAAACGGCCATTTTCAACGATATCGAAGCCTGGATGCGGGAAAACGAAGCGGCGGGGAAGCAAAGTATCCTCGTTGCGTACAGCCTGGGGAAGGCGCAACGGCTGCTTTACAACCTGGCGCATACGGGAAAGCGGTTCTTCGTCCACGGTGCGATCTACAATGCGCATGAAGTGTTGCTGGGGGCGGGATGGCCCCTCCCGCCAGTGGAGCTTATCACTCCGGATACGCCTAAAAACGACATGAAAAACCATCTCATTATTTCTCCGCCATCAGCGTCCGATTCCGCCTGGATGAAAAAATTCGCACCCTACTCACTGGGCGTTTGCAGCGGCTGGATGCAGGTCCGCGGGAATACACGAAGAATGAATGCGGACGCGGGCTTCGCCATTTCGGACCATGCCGACTGGACGGGATTGCTGCAAACCATCCGCGCGACCGGCGCCGAAAAAGTTTTTGCAACGCACGGTTTCACCAGCGTGCTGGCGCGGTACCTGGAAGAAAACGACATCCCCGCCGAAGTGGTGCGCACGGCTTACGGCGGCGAGGAGGAAACCACTGAAACCAACGCCTGATGCATCAATTCTCGCAGCTTATATCAGACCTTTCGCACAGCACCAAGACCAACGAAAAGCTGGAGCTGCTCAGCCGCTATTTCTCCACGGCCGACGAGCGCGACAAAGCCTGGGTACTGGCCCTGTTCACCGGGCGGCGGCCCCGGCGCGCGGTGAACTCCGCGCAGATGCGGCTATGGTGCCGGGAGGTGACAGGGTTGCCGGAATGGCTGTTTAACGAGTGTTACCATACTGTGGGTGATTTGGGCGAAACCATCGCGTTGCTGTTACCGCCGCCGGAACAGCGCGACGCGGGGAAACCGCTGCATTATTGGATGGAGGCGCTCATCGCGCTGGAAAAGGCGCCGGAAGCGGAGAAATCGGCTTTTATACGCAGTGCCTGGGAGCAATTGCAGCCGGGCGAGCGGTTTGTATTCAACAAGCTGATCACGGGCGGGTTCAGGATCGGCGTGTCCCAGGGCACGATCGTCAATGCCATTGCGAAGGCTTTTTCGATGGAAAGCGCCGTGGTGAGCCATATGATCAGCGGCACCTGGAACCCGCGGGAAACCACGCTGCCGCAGCTGCTCCATAATCATCACAGCAATCCGGATGATTCACGGCCGTACCCATTCTTTTTGGCGCATGCGCTGGAAGGAGGGCCCGCAGTGCTGGGAGCGCCGGAAAATTGGCAGGCGGAATGGAAATGGGACGGCATCCGGGGGCAGCTGATCCGGCGGAATGGACAGGTTTTTCTTTGGTCGAGGGGCGAGGAGCTGATCACGGAGAAATTCCCGGAAATCGCTTCCCTGCTCGCTAAACTGCCCGACGGCACGGTGATCGACGGAGAAATCCTCGCCTGGGACGAAGCCCTTCGCCGGCCATTGCCGTTTCAAAACCTGCAAACCCGCATCGGCCGGAAAAATCTCACTAAAAAACAACTGCAGGAATCGCCGGTGGTGCTGCTGGCGTATGACCTGATGGAATGGCTGGGGCAGGATATCCGCCCCTCCCCGCTCCGCGAGCGCCGGCAATTGCTGGAAAGCCTCGTGGCAGAGGTTGACCAACCGGCACTGAAGCTTTCTCCCGTCATCGCGTTCAGCGATTGGGAAACATTGGCGGCGCTGCGCGAACAAAGCCGCGACAACAACAGCGAAGGCATTATGTTGAAAAATGCGGCATCCGCCTACCAAGTGGGCCGCCGGCGAGGGGATTGGTGGAAATGGAAGATCGATCCGTTTACGGTGGATGCGGTGATGGTGTATGCGCAAAAAGGACATGGACGGCGATCCAATCTATATACAGACTACACATTCGCGGTGCGCAACGGCGATCAGCTGGTTCCCTTTGCCAAGGCGTATTCCGGCCTCACCGATGCGGAGATCGCCGAGGTGGATAACTGGGTAAAAAGACATTCCGTGGAGAAGTTCGGGCCTGTGCGCACGGTGACGCCAGAACTGGTATTCGAGATCGCGTTCGAAGGCATTGCGGCGAGCAACCGGCACAAATCAGGCATCGCGCTCCGCTTCCCCCGCATCCACCGCTGGCGGAAAGACAAACCCGTTTCCGAGATCAATACACTTGACGACCTCAAACAGCTGTTGGCGCAACAATCCTGACCCTTTCCTTTACCCTTTTAGTCTACAGAATATGTGTTGAAGTCATGTACTACCTTTGGTTTGCGGGAGCTTGAACCTGCCGCCAAAACATCCCTGAACCGTAGTAAAAACGGAAGGAGAAAGAACCAATCATTCGATGACCACAAATTTGAATATGCAATTGTACCAACCATTGCCGGATTATTGGCTTTCCACCGTTTGCGGGACGGATAGGAGTTTCTATTCACACGTGATAAATATTTAAGAACAGATGGACCTGCAGGCCGCATTGTTGCTCGTATTAATCGGATTTGGAATCGGAACCTTCGGCACCTTGATCGGGGCCGGCGGCGGCTTTATTTTGATGCCTTTGCTGTTGCTCATGTACCCGGACATGGCGCCTGACGTGCTCACGAGCATTTCGCTGGCCGTTGTTTGCCTGAACGCCACTTCCGGATCTGTGGCCTACGCCCGTAAAAAGCGGATCGATTACCGGTCGGCCGCCATCTTCGCCGTGGCTACTTTGCCCGGCGCGATTCTCGGCGCCATGGCCACCAGCGTCATCTCCCGGCACACTTTCAACCTGATTCTTGGGGGTTTGCTCATCGTAATCGCCGTATTCCTCTTCCTGAAACCCGGGCAGGGCGCCTATGCCAAAGGAACCCTCAAAGGCAAATGCGTTGACCGCGACCTTACGGAGCGCAGCGGGGAACAGCATCAGTACCGTTTCAACATCTGGTACGGCATCCTCATCAGCTTCGCCGTAGGCTTCATCAGCAGCCTGCTCGGCATTGGCGGCGGCATTATACACGTGCCCGCGCTGATCAGCGTGCTCAACTTCCCGATCCACATCGCCACAGCCACGAGCCATTTCATTCTCGCGATCATGTCGCTGGCGGGTACCGTAGTGCACATGATCCAGGGGAGCTTCTGGGAAGGCTGGCAAACTGCCCTCGCCATCGGCATCGGCGTGGTAGCGGGCGCCCAACTGGGCGCGGGGCTTTCCAGCAAAGTAAAACCCAAAGGCATCATGATCGCCCTGGCCGGCGCATTGCTCATCGTAGGCGTACGGCTGCTTTTTACCTGATTT
Above is a genomic segment from Chitinophaga pollutisoli containing:
- a CDS encoding head GIN domain-containing protein, with the translated sequence MKMQLTLMALLLCAMPFMTACDSVSGSGRIATENRSIRPFAQLEVAGSMDVYITQGRGGTAQLEAEDNILQFIELIEEGDKLRVRFRNNVSIRTNKDVKVYLATERLSMVEAAGSGDIKIEGHFTNDVPVKLSIAGSGDLEGGFSAPEVRVNIAGAGDVEVKGETRDLSVDIAGSGNCDASELLSETADVNIAGSGNVKLHASRAIKASIMGSGDIYYKGEPSVNLNKMGSGGVHKQ
- the guaA gene encoding glutamine-hydrolyzing GMP synthase, with the protein product MTEKILILDFGSQYTQLIARCIRELNTYCEIQPCNKPIEWEDSIKGIILSGSPFSVNDPMAPVVDIAAMAERVPVLGVCYGAQLMAKVFGGEVAKSSTREYGRAFLEHSDKEEPLFYDVNLKSQVWMSHADTIVRLPEVFTPIAHTDNIPVAAFKSLTLAKNPIHAVQFHPEVTHSIEGKQIIRNFLVHICGMHQEWTPAAFVQETVARIKEQVGDSKVVMALSGGVDSTVAAELIHKAIGQNLYCVFVDNGLLRKDEFETVLDSYKHMGLNVKGVNAKDLFYGELKGVSDPETKRKIIGRLFIEVFQQESKELKDIKFLGQGTIYPDVIESVSVNGPSATIKSHHNVGGLPEKMNMGLVEPLRFLFKDEVRRVGKEIGISDIFLARHPFPGPGLAIRILGEITPEKVHMLQEADAIYIELLREMGLYNQVWQAGTILLPVQSVGVMGDERTYEFTVALRAVTSTDGMTADWAHLPYEFLAKVSNDIINKVKGINRVVYDISSKPPATIEWE
- a CDS encoding ABC transporter substrate-binding protein — protein: MNRTNLLSRLMVPMTLMLLLSACGIFRQAPQKTDGPPPSLSKPEKEEPKKPVEEQPVARVPFNVPAFSRDVKKDVYNIALFAPLYLDSVFATSLEIPGRTMPRYVLPGLEFYEGAQLALDSLARLGAKFNVQVYDSKARQNDPATLIRNGRLNNTDLIIGSVTAPEIKALSDFAKQKEINFVSATYPNDGGINGNPFFLITNSTLRSHVEAVQDYVQKGFANKNILVLRRNTPFEAGIYGHIKSAFEKMDYDKKSRIREVIWSDATTESQLSQYLLTDRPNVLIVTALDEAGAKGILRKLATQRATYPMHIFGMPTWDVMKFKEPEFEGITLYYTSPYYNDKSDVYSKYLTDAFRHKYKSRPSDMAFKGFEAVWYFANAITQDGLYFNKDLNKPGNRVFTTFNYQPVYLQENAETPDYFENKNIYIIQKGDSADFKMNAIN
- a CDS encoding ligase-associated DNA damage response exonuclease gives rise to the protein MQQPVLTFTEGGIYCPAGGFYIDPWKPADRAVITHAHSDHARWGSRHYLCTRDSVPLLQLRLGKEISVQGAGWGETVKIGGAELSFHPAGHMIGSAQVKVTVGGQTWVASGDYKTENDGISGAFEPLRCHTFITESTFGLPIYRWRPQTAIFNDIEAWMRENEAAGKQSILVAYSLGKAQRLLYNLAHTGKRFFVHGAIYNAHEVLLGAGWPLPPVELITPDTPKNDMKNHLIISPPSASDSAWMKKFAPYSLGVCSGWMQVRGNTRRMNADAGFAISDHADWTGLLQTIRATGAEKVFATHGFTSVLARYLEENDIPAEVVRTAYGGEEETTETNA
- a CDS encoding ATP-dependent DNA ligase is translated as MHQFSQLISDLSHSTKTNEKLELLSRYFSTADERDKAWVLALFTGRRPRRAVNSAQMRLWCREVTGLPEWLFNECYHTVGDLGETIALLLPPPEQRDAGKPLHYWMEALIALEKAPEAEKSAFIRSAWEQLQPGERFVFNKLITGGFRIGVSQGTIVNAIAKAFSMESAVVSHMISGTWNPRETTLPQLLHNHHSNPDDSRPYPFFLAHALEGGPAVLGAPENWQAEWKWDGIRGQLIRRNGQVFLWSRGEELITEKFPEIASLLAKLPDGTVIDGEILAWDEALRRPLPFQNLQTRIGRKNLTKKQLQESPVVLLAYDLMEWLGQDIRPSPLRERRQLLESLVAEVDQPALKLSPVIAFSDWETLAALREQSRDNNSEGIMLKNAASAYQVGRRRGDWWKWKIDPFTVDAVMVYAQKGHGRRSNLYTDYTFAVRNGDQLVPFAKAYSGLTDAEIAEVDNWVKRHSVEKFGPVRTVTPELVFEIAFEGIAASNRHKSGIALRFPRIHRWRKDKPVSEINTLDDLKQLLAQQS
- a CDS encoding sulfite exporter TauE/SafE family protein, whose product is MDLQAALLLVLIGFGIGTFGTLIGAGGGFILMPLLLLMYPDMAPDVLTSISLAVVCLNATSGSVAYARKKRIDYRSAAIFAVATLPGAILGAMATSVISRHTFNLILGGLLIVIAVFLFLKPGQGAYAKGTLKGKCVDRDLTERSGEQHQYRFNIWYGILISFAVGFISSLLGIGGGIIHVPALISVLNFPIHIATATSHFILAIMSLAGTVVHMIQGSFWEGWQTALAIGIGVVAGAQLGAGLSSKVKPKGIMIALAGALLIVGVRLLFT